One segment of Aulosira sp. FACHB-615 DNA contains the following:
- a CDS encoding MHYT domain-containing protein, with protein sequence MLVSYDLNLVVLSIIIAIISAYTSLDLTERIAKAKGCAWIAWLIGGASSFGLGIWSMHFVGMLAFNLTVPISYNFLIVLVSVLPAIFSSGFALWISSRKILALPSLLGASFIMGMGITMMHYTGMAAMRSPAIAHYNLGLVVLSIIIAVTVSLIGLWLTHYLHNQEVVIWWQKLIAATLMGIAVPMMHYTSMAAIDVHSIRPLSGDFPALNTTWLSSLISAVIFSILGLALVTSSETKVIDRTRELSLALTQLQESQLQLIQTEKMSSLGQLVAGVAHEINNPINFIYGNLQYLEEHSHNLLKVVQLYQNSGAQIPKQNPEIDLAFLQEDLPKIMESMKIGTSRIMEIVLSLRNFSRVDQAEYSLVDIHDGIDSTLLILQHRLKASSERPAINIVKDYQQLPLVECYAGQLNQMFMNILANAIDAIEELNLQQTEQSFAERFYQITIRTSVINSEWVQIAIADNGTGIPDNVLKQIFEPFFTTKPVSKGTGLGMSISHQIVTEKHHGKLECFSTPGKGTEFVIQIPIQQQ encoded by the coding sequence ATGCTTGTTTCTTATGATTTAAATCTAGTAGTTCTCTCAATAATCATTGCGATTATCTCAGCTTATACATCTCTAGATTTAACAGAAAGAATTGCAAAGGCTAAAGGGTGTGCTTGGATTGCTTGGTTAATTGGTGGTGCGAGTTCCTTTGGACTGGGCATTTGGTCGATGCACTTTGTTGGGATGTTGGCATTTAATCTAACTGTACCTATCAGTTATAACTTTTTGATTGTTTTAGTTTCTGTCTTGCCTGCAATTTTCTCATCAGGGTTTGCCCTGTGGATTTCTAGCCGCAAAATACTGGCGCTTCCCAGCTTGTTAGGTGCGAGTTTTATTATGGGGATGGGTATTACGATGATGCACTATACCGGGATGGCGGCAATGCGATCGCCTGCGATCGCTCACTATAATCTCGGATTAGTCGTACTTTCCATCATCATTGCAGTCACAGTATCACTAATTGGTTTATGGTTAACCCATTATTTGCACAATCAAGAAGTCGTTATCTGGTGGCAGAAACTCATCGCAGCAACATTAATGGGCATAGCTGTACCGATGATGCACTATACAAGTATGGCGGCGATCGATGTTCACAGCATTAGACCATTATCTGGGGATTTTCCGGCACTCAACACCACTTGGCTTTCTTCGTTGATTAGTGCTGTCATCTTTTCGATTTTAGGTTTGGCACTGGTAACTTCTTCGGAAACAAAAGTTATTGACCGCACTAGAGAGCTTTCTTTGGCTTTGACGCAACTTCAGGAATCACAATTGCAACTGATTCAAACTGAGAAAATGTCAAGTCTCGGTCAACTGGTGGCTGGAGTCGCCCACGAAATCAATAATCCCATTAACTTTATTTATGGCAACCTCCAATATTTAGAAGAACATAGCCACAATTTGCTGAAAGTTGTACAGCTTTACCAAAATTCCGGGGCGCAAATTCCCAAGCAAAACCCGGAAATCGATTTGGCATTTTTGCAAGAAGATTTACCCAAGATAATGGAATCGATGAAAATCGGTACTAGTCGCATTATGGAAATTGTACTGTCGCTGCGTAATTTCTCCCGCGTGGATCAAGCTGAATATTCCCTGGTCGATATTCATGATGGGATTGATAGTACATTGTTGATTTTGCAACATCGTTTAAAGGCTTCATCAGAACGTCCAGCCATTAACATAGTCAAAGATTATCAGCAATTACCTTTGGTGGAGTGCTACGCTGGACAACTGAATCAGATGTTTATGAATATCTTGGCAAACGCCATAGATGCCATTGAAGAACTCAATCTTCAGCAAACTGAGCAAAGTTTTGCAGAGCGTTTTTACCAAATCACCATTCGCACTTCAGTCATCAATTCTGAATGGGTACAAATTGCGATCGCTGATAATGGTACCGGGATTCCTGACAATGTTCTCAAACAAATTTTTGAGCCATTTTTTACCACAAAACCCGTAAGTAAAGGTACAGGCTTGGGAATGTCAATTAGCCATCAAATTGTGACTGAAAAACATCACGGTAAGCTAGAGTGTTTTTCCACACCCGGTAAAGGCACAGAATTTGTCATTCAAATTCCAATTCAACAACAATAG
- a CDS encoding biopolymer transporter ExbD translates to MRLQDEPDLPPQINIVPMIDVIFAILTFFIMSTLFLTRSEGLPVNLPKAATAKQQQVPAKITVTVDKDGVVSVNRQPTTVDALAGQLRTLVGDNQEALVVVNADETVTHGKVVAVMDQVRQVQGAKLAIATQKP, encoded by the coding sequence ATGCGTCTACAAGATGAGCCAGATTTACCACCGCAAATCAACATCGTACCGATGATTGATGTGATATTTGCGATTTTGACATTTTTTATTATGTCAACCTTATTTTTAACTCGCTCAGAAGGTTTGCCAGTTAACTTACCCAAAGCAGCAACAGCCAAACAGCAGCAAGTTCCTGCCAAAATTACTGTGACAGTTGATAAAGATGGAGTGGTGAGTGTCAACCGTCAACCCACCACCGTTGATGCTTTAGCCGGACAATTGCGGACTTTAGTTGGCGATAACCAAGAAGCATTAGTGGTTGTGAATGCGGATGAAACAGTCACACATGGTAAGGTGGTGGCGGTGATGGATCAAGTCAGACAAGTCCAAGGGGCAAAATTAGCGATCGCCACCCAAAAACCTTAG
- a CDS encoding MotA/TolQ/ExbB proton channel family protein produces MYELFVAGGVVMWPLLAFSVVGIALIIERVRFWYRVNTRQNRVVREVLNLYRLDNVVGALDKLQKNADLPVARIFLAALQLEEPTPEEFRLALESEAQAEIPVLKRFQNMFDTIIGLAPLLGLLGTVLGLIVSFASLNLGDVGGTKTTGVTAGISEALVSTASGLIVAIFTLLFANTFRGLYQRQIAAMQEYGGQLELLYRRRYERGDRTYASTR; encoded by the coding sequence ATGTATGAATTGTTTGTAGCAGGTGGCGTAGTGATGTGGCCACTGCTGGCGTTTAGTGTGGTGGGAATCGCATTAATTATCGAGCGAGTGCGCTTTTGGTATCGGGTTAATACTCGGCAAAATCGTGTAGTCCGCGAAGTTTTGAATCTCTACCGCCTGGATAATGTGGTTGGTGCGTTGGATAAGTTGCAAAAGAATGCAGACTTGCCAGTAGCCCGCATTTTTTTAGCTGCACTGCAACTAGAAGAACCCACCCCGGAAGAATTTCGTCTGGCTTTAGAAAGTGAAGCCCAAGCCGAAATTCCGGTTCTCAAACGCTTTCAAAATATGTTTGATACAATTATTGGATTAGCGCCACTTTTAGGTTTATTAGGTACTGTATTGGGTTTGATTGTGTCTTTTGCATCTTTAAACTTGGGTGATGTGGGGGGTACAAAAACCACCGGAGTGACCGCAGGTATTAGTGAGGCGCTGGTTTCCACAGCTTCAGGATTAATTGTAGCTATTTTTACACTCTTATTTGCTAACACCTTTCGGGGTTTATATCAACGCCAAATTGCCGCTATGCAAGAATATGGTGGACAATTAGAACTGCTCTATCGCCGCCGCTATGAACGAGGAGACAGAACCTATGCGTCTACAAGATGA